The following proteins are co-located in the Apium graveolens cultivar Ventura chromosome 5, ASM990537v1, whole genome shotgun sequence genome:
- the LOC141724062 gene encoding protein HASTY 1-like: MEEPNNTARNVAQAIVALLEWNCPPDTRKAAVSFLQSVKAGDVRVLANTSVQLVKKDWSSEIRIHALKLMQHVVRLRWDELSPPERREFTNVAIGLLSEAAGPYEVWALKSQTAALIAEIVRREGLSLWQELLPSLVSLSTSGPLQAELVSIILRWLPEDITVHNEDLEGDRRRLLLRGLTDSLPEILPLLYSLLERHFGAALSEAGRQQMDTAKQHAAAVTSILNAINAYADWAPLPDLSKYGIIHGCSFLLSSPDFRLHACDFFKLVSSRKRPVDADAEFDSAMSSVFQVLMNVSREFLSRTGSHAAIIDESEYEYFEYICESMVSLGTFNLKCISGESTLIPFYLKQMLGYFQHFKLELHYQTLFFWLALLRDLYSKPKVNQQASADSSLNNLTSGFKQADDGKMNILAFLTEDIFSIMLEISFQRMLKKERVHSGAAHGTGALELWSDDIEGKGEFSQYRSRLTELIRLIASSKPLLAATKVSEKIVMIINAILLDPTAQNFSVMESMQFALDNVVSVIYDGSTDYNNSDPEMQVSLGRIFEGLLQQLLSLKWTEPTFVELLGHYLDAMGPFFKYHADAVGSVVHKLFELLNSLPFVVKDPATSMARHARLQICTSFIRLAKTAGKSLLPHMKAIADTMSYLQKEGGLLRGELNLLGEAFLIMASAAGVQQQQEVLVWLLEPLSKQWIQIEWQNEFLSDPNGLVRLCSDTKFMWSLFHTVTFFEKALKRSGARKGSSSLLNTSSENYVPCHPMVSHLSWMLPPLLKLLRAIHSLWAPPITQALPGEMKAAMVMSDVERTSLLGEGLKSSRSALNSIDGSQFDINKEGSAESNETDIRNWLKGIRDSGYNVLGLSTTIGHSFFKTMDAHLVALALVENVQSMEFRHMRQLVHSIYIPLVKCCPSDMWDLWLEKLLHPIFLYSQQALSCSWSSLLQEGRAKVPDRLGIPADSDLKVEVMEEKLLRGLTREICTLLSILASQGLNTGLPLVEQSGHVNRVEVSALKELDAFSSSSMIGFLLKHKGLALLALRIVLDTFKWGDGEAVTKVSSFCGSIVLLAVSSSNAELREFVAKDLFYAIISSLEFDSNVNVSSELVGLCREIFVYLSDRDPAPRQVLLSLPCITPQDLLAFEEALAKTSSPKEQKQHMRILLLLATGNKLKALANPKSVGVITNVSARPRSLVSAPEPRNDEGPIGLAAIM, encoded by the exons CATGTAGTACGGTTGCGGTGGGATGAGCTGAGTCCTCCTGAAAGAAGAGAGTTCACCAATGTTGCCATAGGTTTGTTGTCTGAAGCTGCAGGCCCTTATGAAGTTTGGGCTTTGAAAAGTCAGACAGCTGCCCTCATTGCTGAG ATAGTCCGGAGAGAAGGTCTGAGTCTTTGGCAGGAACTTCTTCCTTCTTTAGTGTCTCTCTCCACCAGTGGTCCTCTCCAG GCTGAGCTGGTGTCTATTATTTTGAGGTGGCTTCCGGAAGATATCACAGTTCACAATGAAGACTTGGAAG GTGATAGGCGAAGGCTATTGTTACGTGGACTAACCGATTCATTGCCTGAAATATTGCCATTATTGTACTCT TTACTAGAAAGGCATTTTGGAGCTGCTTTAAGTGAAGCAGGTAGGCAACAGATGGACACTGCCAAACAGCATGCAGCTGCAGTAACATCTATTCTCAATGCTATCAATGCATATGCGGATTGGGCACCTCTACCTGATCTTTCAAAATATGGGATAATTCATGG TTGTAGCTTCTTACTATCGTCGCCTGACTTCCGTCTTCATGCATGTGATTTTTTCAAGCTTGTCTCCTCAAG GAAGCGACCTGTTGATGCAGATGCTGAATTTGACTCTGCAATGAGTAGTGTCTTTCAGGTGTTGATGAATGTGTCGAGAGAGTTCTTGAGCAGAACTGGATCTCATGCTGCTATTATTGATGAAAGTGAATATGagtattttgaatatatatgtgAGAGTATGGTCTCCCTGGGTACATTTAACTTAAAATGTATTAGTGGTGAAAGCACACTAATTCCTTTCTACCTTAAGCAG ATGCTGGGATATTTTCAACATTTTAAGCTAGAACTGCACTATCAGACTCTATTCTTTTGGCTG GCGTTGCTACGGGACTTATATTCCAAGCCAAAAGTTAATCAACAGGCATCTGCGGACAGTTCATTGAACAATCTGACCTCTGGTTTTAAACAAGCTGACGATGGAAAGATGAATATATTAGCTTTTCTGACTGAAGATATCTTTAGCATTATGCTTGAAATTTCTTTTCAGCGCATGCTCAAGAAAGAACGAGTACATTCTGGAGCGGCACATGGTACTGGGGCACTGGAATTGTGGAGTGATGATATTGAGGGGAAAGGAGAATTCAGTCAGTACCGTTCAAGACTG ACAGAGTTGATTCGGTTAATTGCCTCTAGCAAGCCTCTCCTAGCTGCTACTAAGGTTTCCGAGAAAATTGTAATGATCATTAATGCCATTTTACTTGATCCAACTGCTCAG AATTTTTCTGTAATGGAAAGCATGCAATTTGCTCTTGACAACGTTGTAAGTGTAATTTATGATGGATCAACTGATTATAACAATAGTGATCCGGAGATGCAAGTTTCATTAGGCAGAATATTTGAAG GTCTACTTCAACAACTCCTATCTTTGAAATGGACTGAACCAACGTTTGTGGAACTACTTGGGCACTATTTAGATGCAATGGGCCCCTTTTTTAAGTATCATGCTGATGCTGTGGGAAGTGTTGTACATAAGCTCTTTGAGCTCCTAAATTCACTTCCTTTTGTTGTGAAG GATCCTGCAACAAGTATGGCTCGCCATGCAAGATTACAGATATGTACATCATTTATTCGACTTGCCAAAACAGCTGGGAAAAGCCTTCTTCCTCATATGAAG GCAATAGCGGATACAATGTCTTACTTGCAAAAGGAAGGTGGTCTACTTCGTGGGGAGCTTAATCTGCTAGGGGAAGCATTTCTTATTATGGCGTCTGCTGCTGG GGTTCAACAGCAACAAGAAGTTTTAGTGTGGTTGCTGGAGCCTTTGAGCAAACAGTGGATACAGATTGAATGGCAAAATGAGTTTTTATCTGATCCAAATGGTTTGGTTCGCTTGTGTTCTGATACAAAGTTCATGTGGTCACTATTCCACACTGTAACTTTTTTTGAGAAGGCTCTTAAGAGGAGTGGTGCCAGAAAAGGCAGTTCAAGTTTACTGAACACTTCATCAGAAAATTATGTTCCCTGTCATCCTATGGTGTCTCATCTGTCATGGATGCTGCCTCCTCTTTTAAAA CTGCTTCGAGCTATACATTCTCTATGGGCTCCACCTATCACTCAAGCTTTACCTGGAGAAATGAAAGCTGCAATGGTTATGAGTGATGTGGAGCGGACAAGTCTTCTTGGTGAAGGACTCAAATCATCGAGGAGCGCATTGAATTCTATTGATGGTTCTCAGTTTGACATCAATAAAGAAGGCTCTGCAGAGTCAAATGAAACTGATATACGGAATTGGTTGAAGGGTATAAGAGATAGCGG GTATAACGTACTGGGCCTATCAACAACCATTGGGCATTCATTTTTTAAAACAATGGATGCTCATCTTGTGGCTCTGGCTTTAGTGGAGAATGTACAGTCAATGGAGTTCAGGCATATGAGGCAGCTTGTTCATTCGATATATATACCATTAGTTAAATGCTGCCCATCGGATATGTGGGACTTGTGGCTGGAAAAGCTTTTACATCCAATATTTTTGTACTCACAGCAGGCTCTTAGCTGTTCATGGTCAAGTCTTTTACAGGAAGGTAGAGCAAAGGTTCCAGATCGTCTTGGCATACCTGCAGATTCCGACTTAAAAGTGGAAGTAATGGAGGAAAAGCTACTGCGAGGCCTAACTCGTGAGATCTGTACACTCCTCTCGATTTTGGCTTCCCAAGGATTAAATACCGGTCTTCCTTTAGTAGAGCAGTCTGGGCATGTCAATCGGGTGGAAGTCTCTGCACTCAAGGAATTGGATGCATTTTCCTCTAGTTCTATGATTGG TTTTCTTTTGAAGCACAAAGGCCTAGCCTTACTGGCACTGCGGATTGTTTTAGACACCTTTAAGTGGGGAGACGGTGAAGCTGTGACTAAAGTTTCTTCCTTTTGTGGATCTATTGTTCTGTTGGCTGTTTCATCTAGTAATGCTGAACTGCGTGAATTTGTTGCAAAGGATCTGTTCTATGCCATAATCAGTAGTTTGGAATTTGATTCAAATGTAAATGTCAGCTCTGAGCTTGTTGGTCTCTGTCGTGAAATCTTTGTCTATCTATCTGACAGAGACCCAGCACCTAGGCAG GTGTTACTTTCCCTTCCCTGCATTACCCCCCAAGATCTTCTTGCTTTCGAAGAAGCTTTAGCAAAGACAAGCAGTCCCAAGGAACAGAAGCAACATATGAGGATCTTGTTGTTGCTAGCTACCGGAAATAAACTAAAAGCTCTTGCTAATCCGAAAAGTGTTGGTGTGATTACAAATGTTTCAG CTAGGCCTCGCAGTTTGGTCTCTGCTCCAGAACCCAGAAATGACGAAGGCCCTATTGGTTTGGCAGCGATTATGTAA